A window of the Thalassoglobus sp. JC818 genome harbors these coding sequences:
- a CDS encoding sulfatase-like hydrolase/transferase, translated as MRYSFLLALLIAIPSLQAEERPNVLFVISDDQSWLHASAYGCEFVQTPAFDRVASEGILFNNAFAASPGCSPCRAALLTGRHIWQIENAGTHASSFPAKYPTFPEVLAENGYHVGYTGKGWGPGNYKDDGRTENPAGPAYVGETLESPYKGISNKNYSANFKNFLGQKQPDQPFCFWYGAHEPHRSFEKGSGLKAGKDLEKVEVPPFLPDHPEIRSDLADYAVEIEWFDHHLGEILNELEAADELENTLIIVTSDNGMAFPRAKANCYEYGIHMPLAIRWGGINSESHLSDALVAFVDLTATIYDVVGIPHPSTEYPLSGHSLLPLLKGDEDDSTDRAFVFSGRERHSSSRYQTLAYPQRAMRTAQYLYIRNFRPERWPAGAPQKLNNDGTLGPEHGGYHDIDACPSLSFLIEHRDDPEVEEYFHYAVDMRPEIEIFDIVSDPGCLTNLTGEPEFAGTEEQLAKQFNQYLIETGDPRVLDGGDIFETYRRYSSLRSFPVPEHVAQHREEMEQDGWIPLFNGRDLEGWTASPPADSFTVVNGMIRAHATQDQSHLFYTGDVEAADFNDFELLVEGLTTPGSNGGVYFHTKFQEEGFPNAGHEVQMNASHKNTTRTGSLFAVQNLDEPPVGDDVFFTLHIQVQGDTVQIQVDDEIVVEYTEPEEYQHPRYTERRIDHGTFALQAHDPESIVYFREIWVRPLD; from the coding sequence ATGAGATATTCCTTCCTCCTCGCGTTACTGATCGCCATCCCTTCGCTTCAGGCGGAAGAGCGTCCCAACGTGCTCTTCGTCATCAGCGATGATCAGTCGTGGTTGCACGCCTCCGCGTACGGATGTGAATTCGTGCAAACACCGGCATTCGATCGGGTCGCCAGCGAGGGAATTCTCTTCAACAATGCTTTCGCAGCTTCGCCTGGATGCAGCCCGTGCCGAGCAGCGTTGCTGACTGGTCGGCACATCTGGCAGATCGAAAACGCAGGGACACATGCCAGCTCATTTCCTGCCAAATACCCGACGTTTCCGGAGGTATTAGCAGAGAACGGTTATCACGTCGGATACACCGGAAAAGGTTGGGGTCCCGGTAACTATAAGGATGACGGACGTACGGAAAACCCGGCAGGCCCCGCTTACGTCGGAGAAACTCTGGAGAGCCCGTACAAAGGAATCAGCAACAAAAATTACTCAGCGAACTTCAAGAACTTCCTTGGCCAGAAGCAACCGGATCAGCCCTTCTGCTTCTGGTATGGAGCACACGAACCGCATCGCAGTTTTGAAAAAGGATCGGGTCTGAAAGCAGGCAAAGACCTCGAAAAAGTCGAAGTCCCGCCCTTCCTTCCAGATCATCCTGAAATCCGATCCGACCTCGCGGACTATGCTGTCGAAATTGAATGGTTCGATCACCACCTCGGCGAAATCCTGAACGAACTCGAAGCAGCTGATGAACTCGAGAACACATTGATTATCGTCACTTCTGACAATGGGATGGCGTTCCCTCGAGCGAAAGCCAATTGCTACGAGTACGGCATTCACATGCCGCTCGCAATTCGATGGGGCGGCATCAATTCAGAAAGCCACCTCTCCGATGCACTGGTCGCCTTCGTCGATCTGACAGCCACGATTTACGACGTCGTCGGAATTCCGCATCCATCCACCGAATATCCCCTCTCGGGTCACAGCCTGCTTCCACTCCTGAAAGGGGACGAAGACGATTCCACTGATCGGGCCTTCGTCTTCTCCGGGCGAGAGCGACATTCCTCCTCACGCTATCAGACGCTTGCCTATCCCCAGCGAGCAATGCGGACAGCTCAATACTTATACATCCGAAATTTTCGACCGGAACGCTGGCCAGCTGGTGCCCCTCAAAAACTAAATAACGATGGAACTCTCGGACCGGAACACGGCGGATACCACGATATCGACGCCTGTCCAAGCTTGAGCTTTCTGATCGAACATCGCGACGACCCGGAAGTCGAAGAGTATTTTCATTACGCAGTCGACATGCGGCCCGAGATCGAGATCTTCGACATCGTGAGCGATCCTGGTTGCTTGACGAATCTCACTGGCGAACCTGAGTTCGCAGGAACCGAAGAGCAACTCGCTAAGCAGTTCAATCAATACCTGATCGAAACAGGCGACCCACGTGTGCTCGACGGAGGCGACATCTTCGAAACCTATCGCCGATACAGTTCGCTTCGCTCATTTCCAGTTCCTGAACACGTTGCCCAACACCGTGAGGAAATGGAACAGGACGGATGGATTCCGCTCTTCAACGGCCGCGATCTCGAAGGGTGGACAGCAAGTCCTCCGGCCGATTCGTTTACCGTCGTCAATGGCATGATTCGCGCCCACGCAACTCAGGACCAGTCTCACCTGTTCTACACCGGAGACGTTGAAGCAGCTGACTTCAATGACTTCGAATTGCTCGTCGAAGGCCTGACCACCCCAGGGTCAAACGGCGGAGTCTACTTTCACACGAAGTTTCAGGAAGAAGGATTTCCGAATGCTGGTCACGAAGTCCAAATGAACGCCAGCCACAAAAACACGACTCGAACCGGCAGCTTGTTCGCGGTCCAAAATCTCGATGAACCACCCGTTGGAGACGACGTTTTCTTCACGCTGCACATCCAGGTTCAGGGTGACACCGTGCAAATTCAGGTCGACGATGAAATTGTCGTCGAATACACGGAACCTGAAGAATACCAGCACCCTCGATACACAGAGCGACGCATCGATCACGGGACATTCGCACTGCAAGCCCACGATCCCGAGAGCATCGTTTATTTCCGAGAGATCTGGGTCCGACCACTCGATTAG
- a CDS encoding S41 family peptidase, translating into MGDSIVSLRNTIGIPSAILFLFLSSQLLQGAEDFRVVDVQSALRNGEALESEKDWSGAIKVYESALEQFSNDETLKLRLRYAKLNFSIERRYLDDSFQTTLKPMSQEAALSLYDDVLTNVQSYFVSSISVSTLVSHGTESLWLALGHERFVEENLFGASPERIEKLRRKLYDMYWNNKVKPVNHRFDAQSVVREVCKLCDDEIGLSSGPIIMEYCFGAFNCLDDYSSILTPGRRKDLYGNIKGEFVGIGIVMEGETGLGMALKQVLPESPASEQGLKRGDIITAVDGTDCRNLTTQEAADLLTGKAGSSVQLTVNRDGYRTFQVTCQRREVQIKSVSVAKIIDSQNGIAYIQMTGFQQNTVREMDEALQKLHQQGMRALIWDVRENPGGLLTAAIEVLDRFIDEGVIVSTKGRVSDQNATYRARQNGTWGIPIVLLIDENSASASEIVAGAIKDHRRGTVVGRKSYGKWSVQTIFDARFGTSIRLTTARFYSPNGSTWGSIGLAPDVVVDHGSFERPIGDVDVYADPDIQAAMKILTQPEFTQR; encoded by the coding sequence ATGGGAGACTCCATCGTTTCATTACGAAACACGATTGGTATTCCGTCGGCGATTCTATTCCTCTTTCTGAGTTCGCAACTCCTGCAAGGGGCTGAGGACTTTAGAGTTGTTGATGTGCAGTCTGCACTTCGCAACGGCGAGGCCCTCGAAAGCGAAAAGGACTGGTCCGGGGCGATCAAGGTTTATGAGTCTGCGCTGGAACAGTTTTCCAATGACGAGACTTTGAAGCTGCGACTTCGATACGCGAAGTTGAATTTCTCCATCGAGCGCCGCTATCTCGATGACAGCTTTCAGACGACGTTGAAGCCCATGTCTCAAGAGGCAGCGCTCAGTCTCTACGACGATGTTCTGACGAACGTCCAGTCCTATTTCGTCAGTTCAATTAGCGTCAGCACACTCGTCTCGCACGGAACCGAAAGTCTCTGGCTGGCGCTCGGTCATGAACGATTCGTTGAGGAGAATCTCTTCGGAGCATCACCTGAGAGAATCGAAAAGCTTCGACGCAAGTTATATGACATGTACTGGAACAATAAGGTGAAACCGGTCAACCATCGGTTCGATGCTCAAAGTGTGGTTCGCGAAGTTTGCAAGTTATGCGATGACGAGATTGGGTTGTCATCCGGTCCGATCATCATGGAATACTGCTTCGGAGCCTTTAACTGCCTCGATGACTACAGCAGCATTCTGACGCCAGGTCGACGAAAAGATCTGTACGGGAACATCAAGGGCGAGTTCGTCGGGATCGGAATCGTGATGGAAGGCGAAACCGGCCTGGGAATGGCTCTCAAGCAAGTGCTTCCGGAAAGTCCTGCATCAGAGCAGGGGCTCAAGCGCGGAGATATAATTACGGCTGTTGACGGAACCGACTGCCGCAATTTAACGACTCAGGAAGCTGCCGATCTCTTAACTGGTAAGGCGGGGTCCAGTGTTCAGCTGACCGTCAATCGCGATGGTTACAGAACATTTCAAGTGACGTGTCAACGTCGTGAAGTTCAGATCAAAAGCGTGTCAGTCGCGAAGATCATCGATTCACAAAACGGAATCGCCTACATCCAGATGACCGGCTTTCAGCAGAACACAGTTCGCGAAATGGATGAAGCTCTCCAGAAGCTGCATCAGCAAGGGATGCGAGCACTGATCTGGGATGTCCGTGAAAATCCAGGTGGATTGTTAACAGCTGCGATTGAAGTCCTCGATCGTTTCATCGATGAGGGAGTGATTGTCTCGACTAAAGGCCGCGTCTCCGATCAGAACGCGACTTACCGGGCGAGGCAAAACGGAACATGGGGAATTCCTATCGTCCTGTTGATCGACGAGAACAGTGCCAGCGCGAGCGAAATCGTAGCTGGGGCGATCAAAGACCACCGACGAGGAACAGTCGTTGGACGCAAGAGCTACGGAAAGTGGAGTGTTCAGACGATCTTCGATGCTCGCTTTGGAACGAGTATCAGGCTTACGACAGCCCGATTCTACTCGCCGAACGGCTCGACATGGGGTAGCATTGGACTTGCACCGGATGTCGTCGTCGATCATGGTTCTTTTGAACGTCCGATCGGCGATGTCGATGTCTACGCAGACCCTGACATCCAGGCCGCGATGAAAATCCTCACTCAACCTGAATTTACTCAGCGATGA
- a CDS encoding HD domain-containing phosphohydrolase, giving the protein MDILVADDDYSTTETLRNALEAFGYDVTVARDGTEAYQYLRTGQFRLFISDWEMPGMTGLELCREVRSRHSGGYIYLILLTSYSSMEDVVQGLEAGADDFITKPFNPSELLVRVRAGERILGLESRELTIFALAKLAESRDQETGAHLERMREYARILAEELAQTDEFGDIVDGDYINLLHLTTPLHDIGKVAIPDSILLKPGRLTRQEFEVMKTHTTLGAKTLTEVATHHPNASYLEMARDIALTHHERVDGQGYPNGLRGDQIPLCGRITALADVYDALTSKRVYKDAYSHDVAKAITLRNSGSHFDPEIVQAFLRCESHFLDVKSHFEDFCLVH; this is encoded by the coding sequence ATGGATATCCTCGTCGCTGATGACGACTACTCCACCACCGAAACACTTCGAAACGCACTCGAAGCGTTCGGATACGATGTGACCGTCGCCAGAGATGGAACGGAAGCATATCAGTATCTCCGAACCGGGCAGTTTCGATTGTTCATCTCAGACTGGGAAATGCCTGGGATGACTGGGCTCGAACTGTGTCGCGAAGTTCGTTCACGACACAGCGGCGGATATATCTATCTGATCCTGCTCACTTCCTACTCGAGCATGGAAGATGTCGTTCAAGGTCTGGAAGCTGGGGCTGACGACTTCATTACAAAACCGTTCAACCCGAGTGAACTACTCGTGAGAGTTCGCGCGGGCGAGAGAATTCTCGGACTCGAAAGCCGGGAGTTGACGATCTTTGCATTGGCGAAGTTGGCCGAGTCCCGTGATCAGGAGACCGGTGCACATCTCGAACGAATGCGGGAATACGCTCGCATCCTCGCTGAAGAACTCGCCCAGACAGATGAGTTTGGAGACATCGTCGATGGAGATTACATCAACCTGCTGCACCTCACGACTCCGCTTCACGACATCGGTAAAGTCGCCATTCCTGACAGCATTCTCCTCAAACCGGGAAGACTGACTCGCCAGGAATTCGAGGTCATGAAAACACATACGACTCTCGGTGCGAAAACATTGACCGAAGTCGCGACGCATCATCCCAACGCCAGCTATCTCGAAATGGCTCGAGATATTGCACTCACCCATCACGAACGAGTCGACGGGCAAGGTTACCCCAACGGACTGCGAGGGGATCAAATTCCACTCTGCGGGAGAATTACCGCCCTCGCCGACGTGTACGATGCCCTCACAAGCAAACGGGTCTATAAAGACGCCTATTCACACGATGTCGCAAAAGCGATCACCCTTCGCAACAGCGGATCACACTTTGATCCGGAAATCGTGCAGGCATTCCTTCGATGTGAGTCACACTTTCTCGACGTGAAGTCCCACTTCGAAGACTTCTGCCTCGTTCACTGA
- a CDS encoding Hpt domain-containing protein: MRSSEPTLTDECVPLIELQKLVDRCLGKLELVDKLINRFKGSLQDSSEQLQQAMDLRNFVELAQGAHRLRGEAANLNATRIAKLALKLETAAREEDDRASQVCLNELIEASDQFEMEVRPFSMTPKVEERFRRPRYKGF, encoded by the coding sequence ATGAGATCTTCCGAACCGACGCTGACAGATGAATGCGTTCCGTTGATCGAACTCCAGAAACTGGTCGACCGGTGCCTGGGGAAACTCGAACTTGTCGACAAACTGATCAACCGTTTTAAGGGCAGCTTGCAAGACTCAAGTGAACAGTTGCAGCAAGCAATGGATCTGCGGAACTTTGTGGAGTTGGCTCAGGGAGCCCATCGTTTGAGGGGCGAAGCAGCAAACCTGAATGCAACTCGCATTGCGAAACTCGCACTGAAACTCGAAACCGCTGCGCGTGAAGAAGATGACCGGGCCTCTCAAGTTTGCCTCAATGAACTGATTGAAGCGAGCGACCAGTTTGAGATGGAGGTTCGGCCGTTCTCAATGACTCCCAAAGTCGAAGAACGCTTCCGTAGGCCGAGATACAAAGGATTCTGA
- a CDS encoding outer membrane protein transport protein produces MKQFKRAFATLFCVVVFAQSGYAEGTYLYGISSRAIGRGGTNVAHRDNGALIYDNPAGIAAVSGNGLIDIGIDTLITDFSYSDPDNRTTSDSTISPLPQLSMVRRSSDGVWAAGLGVFTPAGFGQSYKLNGPFPFLGPQEYNSFGSLTKILPSLAWAPTDRLRIGGTAGVGVTYTSIRLPYFLQEPGPTQGTPVYLDLRGTGAAFVWSLGLQYDLTEVTTLGVTYQSETDMKLDGPARVTIPLAGTARYDADTEIVWPQSVAFGVKHELMPFHTISADIIWTDWASAYDAFKVTLSDPSLAFFPEVTENFPLDWKDGFVFKFGYELETESLGTFRVGYVHNDNPIPNNTLTPLIQSFSQNGFTAGYGCCWADWDIDLSYMYAFGSDRTVGNSDFIGGDFDNARHTNESHAISISAIKRF; encoded by the coding sequence ATGAAACAATTCAAACGAGCGTTTGCAACTCTCTTCTGTGTCGTCGTCTTTGCCCAGTCGGGATACGCTGAGGGAACCTATCTCTATGGGATTTCTTCACGGGCGATCGGTCGTGGTGGGACAAACGTTGCGCATCGCGACAACGGGGCGTTGATTTACGACAATCCCGCCGGAATCGCAGCCGTATCCGGCAATGGGTTGATCGATATTGGGATCGACACGCTGATTACCGATTTCTCTTATTCCGATCCAGACAACCGCACGACATCAGATTCGACGATCAGCCCTTTGCCGCAACTTTCGATGGTGCGCAGAAGTTCGGACGGAGTCTGGGCGGCCGGCCTGGGTGTTTTCACGCCAGCGGGATTCGGGCAGTCGTATAAGCTGAATGGTCCGTTCCCGTTTCTTGGTCCCCAGGAATACAACTCTTTCGGCTCGCTGACCAAAATTCTCCCCAGTCTGGCCTGGGCGCCAACTGATCGACTTCGCATCGGTGGAACCGCCGGAGTAGGCGTCACCTATACGTCAATTCGGTTGCCCTACTTCCTGCAAGAACCCGGACCGACTCAAGGGACTCCCGTTTACCTCGATTTGCGCGGAACAGGAGCAGCGTTCGTCTGGTCCTTGGGGTTGCAATACGATCTCACCGAAGTGACGACTCTGGGGGTCACCTATCAGAGTGAAACAGACATGAAACTCGATGGGCCAGCACGAGTCACGATTCCGCTCGCAGGGACAGCAAGATACGACGCGGATACGGAGATTGTCTGGCCACAGTCGGTCGCCTTCGGGGTCAAGCATGAACTGATGCCGTTTCACACGATCTCAGCCGACATTATCTGGACCGATTGGGCATCTGCCTATGACGCATTTAAAGTGACGCTGTCAGATCCATCGCTCGCGTTCTTCCCTGAAGTGACTGAGAACTTTCCGCTCGACTGGAAAGATGGCTTCGTCTTCAAATTCGGTTACGAACTGGAAACGGAAAGCCTCGGCACGTTCCGTGTCGGGTATGTGCACAACGATAATCCCATCCCGAACAACACGCTGACCCCGCTCATTCAGTCGTTTTCGCAGAACGGTTTCACAGCTGGTTACGGATGCTGCTGGGCCGACTGGGATATTGATCTCTCATACATGTATGCGTTCGGGAGTGATCGGACTGTTGGCAATAGCGACTTCATCGGTGGCGACTTTGACAACGCCAGACACACCAACGAGTCGCACGCCATCTCAATCAGTGCCATTAAAAGATTCTAG
- a CDS encoding class I SAM-dependent methyltransferase, with protein sequence MAVLPTPSHQEIEQFFSTEVKQFSDALSSLESRISPDAQPQADELLEELTEAIHRSRKDCERIEALIGDDAQLLRESQNRFRNEIASVFDQSWFMQRAKEKPRGYPGDFEMLTAIYDGKPKSTGIGGYLDLYFLNSDLARAVCFRLAAIKQFLLEEAENRGGQFAILDVASGPGREFADGLSNCPPIQLTCVDSDEGALDYLQRHISQEAESSIELQCVKYNALKMTQAKKNLEQFGESDLIYSVGLCDYIPDRYLIRMLDGWRQSVSQDGIVYVAFKDCLRYCAAEYQWHVDWYFYQRTEEDCIRLFAEAGYDTDQLAISRDETNIIINFVARGSALSSGSQGLQGTANATNSQYRNDAVTPLDEST encoded by the coding sequence ATGGCAGTTCTGCCAACGCCTTCTCACCAAGAAATCGAACAGTTCTTTTCAACCGAAGTCAAACAATTTTCTGACGCTTTATCTTCTCTTGAAAGTCGCATCTCTCCCGACGCTCAACCACAGGCCGATGAACTCCTCGAAGAGTTGACTGAGGCCATACATCGATCCCGAAAAGATTGTGAGCGCATTGAAGCTTTGATTGGCGACGACGCACAGCTGCTCCGAGAGTCTCAAAACCGCTTTCGAAACGAGATCGCTTCCGTCTTTGACCAAAGCTGGTTTATGCAGCGAGCGAAAGAGAAGCCTCGCGGCTACCCCGGTGACTTCGAAATGCTCACTGCAATTTACGACGGGAAACCAAAATCGACCGGGATTGGCGGCTATCTCGACCTGTACTTTCTCAATTCCGACCTTGCTCGGGCTGTCTGTTTCCGACTGGCAGCAATCAAGCAGTTCTTGCTCGAAGAAGCTGAGAACCGCGGAGGTCAGTTCGCAATCCTGGATGTCGCCAGCGGCCCCGGTCGCGAGTTCGCCGACGGTCTCTCGAACTGCCCGCCTATCCAGTTGACCTGTGTTGATTCTGACGAAGGAGCACTGGACTACCTCCAGCGACACATTTCTCAGGAAGCTGAGAGCTCTATCGAACTGCAGTGCGTCAAATACAACGCACTGAAAATGACTCAGGCTAAGAAAAACCTTGAGCAGTTCGGGGAATCCGATCTCATCTACAGCGTCGGGCTGTGCGATTACATCCCTGACCGGTATTTGATTCGCATGCTGGACGGATGGAGGCAATCTGTCAGCCAGGACGGAATCGTCTACGTCGCTTTCAAAGACTGCCTGAGGTATTGTGCTGCAGAGTATCAGTGGCATGTCGACTGGTACTTCTACCAGCGGACCGAAGAAGATTGCATCCGCCTCTTCGCTGAAGCAGGTTACGACACGGATCAGCTTGCAATTTCACGCGATGAAACCAACATCATCATCAATTTTGTCGCCCGAGGATCAGCTCTGTCTTCCGGATCTCAGGGCTTGCAAGGGACTGCGAACGCGACGAATTCCCAGTACCGAAATGATGCTGTGACTCCACTCGACGAGTCAACTTAG